The Epilithonimonas zeae genome contains the following window.
GTTAGTTTTTTTTCATTAGCATCTACAAAATAAGCATCTATGATTTTTCCTTTTGTGTCAGGTTGTTTTTGTGTTTTACTTGCAGGCGTTGCCGGAAACTTGGGTGTATTTTCTTTTGGCTTAGGCTTATAATCAGGATTGGCAACATTTACGTTGACTTGACTTGCTTTTTCTCCTTTTCCAAGATGGGTTGCTGTAACATAATATTCGTGATTGGCACCTTCGTCTTTATCACCTTTCATCAGATATTTATTAGCAATTTGTCGCATTACCTTTTCATCGGCACTCAAGGAGATTTTAGCTTCAGCAATTCCTTTTTCGTTAACAATAGCTTTATAAACTCTTGGGATTTTATTATTTTTATTGATTTCAGGATTGTGACCTTCACCTGGAGCATCATCTTCCCAAAGCTGAAATTCTATCTCTTGCCCGAATAAGCCAGTGCAAAAAGCCTGAGCAATCAATGTATCTCTGTAATTTGCCTTATTTACATCTTTTTTTCCACGATTAAAGAGCACAACTTTATCTATTTGTCCTATTTTACTGGCTGTTGGTTTTACTTCAAGTTTACCATATAATGTTTTGGTTGATTGTGCGCTTGGCGGCAAAGCTTGTTTAATTTCGAAAATTCGGATTTCAAATAGATCACCAGCTACGGGTTCGAAAAAAGTATAGTCAACCTTGGTTCCTGTTTTTGGAGTTCCGTTTTTAGTGATGTCAATCCAGTTGCCGTTTTTTTGCTTTTTGAAAAGATACCATTCGTATTTGCTACCTGGATTAAAAAAGGGTAGTGAGCTGAAAATTCTGATCTCGTAGAAATTGGTTTCTCCTACTTTTGGATTTTGATTACCGATAATTGTTGCCATAGATTATTTGTAATAAAGTTGATCCGACTGGTTGATTTCTTCTTTGAACTCTTCAAAATCCATCATTGGATTGTAAGCCTGTTGTTCTGCGGAATCTGCATTATTCACATTACTTTTTCCGGCTTCGGATTGTTGACCGTGTTTCATAATGGTAATTTTTCCGCCAACAGCACAAAGTAATTCTGAAAGTTCTGTAACGCACTTTTTATTCAGAATTTTCACCTTGTCATATGTTTTGATCCATTTTCCGGAAGGTGCAAAAGCACAAGGATTTCCATTTTTGACACTACAAGTTCCGAAAGGCATAGCTGCAGGATTGAAGGTAAGATCATCTTCTGTAACAGCCAGATAATCGGCTTTTCCTTGTTCATCATTCCAATAATGTTTCTGCTGGCTCGTAACTTTGAACTGAGGAAATTTCGCGCCTTTGTCGCAGCAAGCTAATCCTTTTTGCACTAC
Protein-coding sequences here:
- a CDS encoding DUF4280 domain-containing protein; protein product: MDKTSDFNDIINKNLNSDLDESNFFNDDEFLDVDEGRDTMDEEDQADENSETTDEKKEQKEDEKQSESNSSDHNGKYFVVQKGLACCDKGAKFPQFKVTSQQKHYWNDEQGKADYLAVTEDDLTFNPAAMPFGTCSVKNGNPCAFAPSGKWIKTYDKVKILNKKCVTELSELLCAVGGKITIMKHGQQSEAGKSNVNNADSAEQQAYNPMMDFEEFKEEINQSDQLYYK